The following are encoded together in the Candidatus Eremiobacteraceae bacterium genome:
- a CDS encoding threonine/serine dehydratase yields the protein MNGIRPISRADVEAARERIAGTVLRTPLVKLQVEGPGCEIYLKLENLQPTNSFKIRGAANAVAKLSADARSRGVWTISAGNAGQGVAYAARAAGIPSTVVTIETAPETKVARMRALGARLVKAPFDECWHAMEQRAFPGVDGTFIHPFDDDDFIAGNATIGLEILEDLPDVATVLTAFGGGGLIAGVASGLRAGGRADIRVFGAEPETAAPAHTSFARNAASAFAAWEPSFVDGAGGKSVFPRMWERIRHIVTGSIVVSLEDTRRAMRTLAESARVIAEGAGALPVAAALSGRAGAGRIVAVVSGGNVDLAKFCELIAQ from the coding sequence TTGAACGGCATACGGCCGATCTCGCGCGCCGACGTTGAAGCGGCCCGCGAGCGCATCGCAGGCACCGTCCTGCGCACGCCGCTTGTCAAGCTCCAAGTCGAGGGACCGGGCTGTGAGATCTACTTGAAATTGGAAAATCTCCAGCCCACGAATTCGTTCAAGATCCGCGGCGCGGCAAACGCGGTCGCGAAGCTGTCGGCCGATGCGCGCTCTCGCGGCGTCTGGACGATCAGCGCCGGCAATGCAGGACAAGGCGTTGCCTACGCAGCCCGAGCTGCCGGTATCCCATCCACGGTGGTCACCATCGAAACCGCCCCGGAGACTAAGGTCGCGCGCATGCGCGCTCTCGGCGCGCGCCTCGTGAAGGCGCCGTTCGACGAATGCTGGCATGCCATGGAGCAGCGCGCGTTTCCCGGTGTCGACGGCACGTTCATCCATCCTTTTGACGATGATGATTTCATCGCGGGCAACGCGACGATCGGACTTGAGATCCTCGAGGATCTCCCCGACGTCGCGACCGTGCTCACTGCTTTCGGCGGCGGTGGGCTCATCGCCGGGGTGGCGTCGGGCTTACGCGCCGGCGGGCGCGCTGACATCCGCGTCTTTGGTGCCGAACCGGAGACCGCCGCGCCGGCACATACCTCTTTTGCTCGCAATGCCGCGTCGGCATTCGCGGCTTGGGAGCCGAGTTTCGTCGACGGAGCCGGCGGGAAAAGCGTGTTCCCGCGCATGTGGGAACGCATCCGCCACATCGTCACGGGTTCAATCGTCGTGTCGCTCGAAGACACAAGGCGGGCGATGCGAACGCTTGCCGAGAGCGCCCGCGTGATCGCAGAGGGAGCGGGCGCACTGCCGGTGGCTGCGGCGCTTTCCGGCAGAGCCGGAGCGGGGCGTATCGTAGCAGTGGTATCCGGCGGCAACGTCGACCTCGCAAAGTTCTGCGAGCTGATCGCGCAATAA